From the genome of Leptotrichia trevisanii DSM 22070:
CAACAGATGTAGCCCTGTGAATGTTATGACAAGAAATATTGATACAGAAAGCATTATCAAGTTAAACTTTTTAGTTCGTATATCCACAATTTCCTCCCACTTTTTAATTTCCTTTGGCAAGTGTTGTTGTTATCCTGTCAGCTTTATTCATTATAAAAGCCATTACCATTCCTACTGTGATAAACAAAAATATAGTTTCATATTTTAATTCCTTAAAAGTAACTTCCCCAAATCCTGCCGCATCCAAGTTTTTAAATACTATTCCTCCCAGTGCCATTATTACAACTATTTTAGTTCCTGTGAGAAACAGTGTTGTCAATGATTTATTTCCTAAGTCCCTTTTTGTAATCGAATTCACATCAAAAGGCAAAAATATCCAAGATAATCCCAATGCCATTCTAAACTGCAATACCGCCATCATCATTTCAAATATTATCCTTACCACAAAATAATACACAAGAATAATAACTCCTATTAACAATAACATTTTCCCAAGTTCTTCAAAAAATAGCCTTGAATCAGTAACAATATTGAAAAAATTAAAGTTTGATTCATTAATAATCTTTAAGATTTTCCCTGTTTCCCTTCCAGCTATTGCCCATATGCTGTTTAAAGTTACAGTTCCTCCACTGTTTCCCATAAAATATGAGCCAATTCCAGAAAATATTCCATATCCCATATCAATTAATGAAATTGCATTAGGTATAACATATGCCAGTATCGAAAATCTTATCATTATTCTGAGTAAGGACATCCATAAATTTTCCAACACATTTTTTACTATATAGCCATATAAAATCCACATTATTTCAAGAACTGTGAGTACACTTAACAGAACTAATAATCCAGGAGCAAGTTTACTGATTCCATCATTTATCATTCCTGCAATTTCTGACTGAACAGCATCCCAATCTACCATCAATGAAGAATTTACTGAAGCTGTTTTAATATTATTTCCTGATACTGTTGTTCCTCCTGTTCCAGCAGGAAATTGTGTCATATCAAGTGGAGATAGCCCTGCGGTGCTTGCAATCTTATTTCCATAAGCAGGAACTTTTTTAATATAGTTTGTTGTTTCACTGACATTTTTCCATCTGCCTGACTTAAAACATCCTGGTCCACAGTTATATGCGGCCGCCAAATCAGATAAATTTTTTATTCCATAATGTGAAGCATTTTTTCTCATCCAGTCAAAATATTTTACACCACACTCAATGTTGTATTCAATATTGTATAAATTTCCCGTACACCCCACTTGTGCAGCTGAAGAACCAGGAGTTACCTGCATTACGCCACGTGCATCTGCCCTATTTGCAGGTAAATTTCTAAAATTAGATTCCGCTTCAATAATTCCATATATATATGCTGGAGAGAAATTATACTGAGAAGACACCCGATTTACTGTATTCACTATTTTCTGAGCATCGCTTCTACTTGTTTTTCCACCTGAAGACTTTATTATATAATTTATCATTGCTTCATTATTTGCAGAAAAAGTTAAAAAAGACAGAAGAAAAAGTAAAATTATCACTATTTTTTTCATCCTGTTCATCACTTTCTACTTAAATTTTTGGTAATTATTATAAATGATATTTAATTTATCATCTACATCAACCATCGTCTTGTACTTTATATCCCAAGCTGTGTAATATGCCTTTTGTGGATAAGCCCTTTTATTATAATAATCCACCCTGAAAACTCCATTTTTTAATTTTACTAATTTCGCCAATAATTTAGGTGTATCCCAGTTATTATATAAATACAGTTCCCCATTTTTCAATTTTATTTCAAGCATACCCTTATATTCGCCTATAAGTTCCTTTTCGTGAAATTTACCATCAGTATGAAGTTTTTCTGAAAATCCCAATACTCCAAAAACAAATATCATTACTAAAATTATTTTTTTCATAAATTTTACCTCCATTAAATTTTAATTTCTTGCAAGAATTACTACTATATCATCAACTTTATTCATTAAAAAAGCCATTACCATTCCTACTGTTATATAAAGAAATATTGACTGAAATTCCAGTTCTTTAAAAGTTACCTCCCCAAAACTTGTTGTATCCAAATTCTTAAATATTATTCCTGATATTGCCATTACTACGACAATTTTAGTTCCTGCAAGAAAAAATGTTGTTAAAGCCTTATTTCCTAAGTCCCTTTTTGTAATCGAATTTACATCAAAAGGCAAAAATATCCACGATAGCCCTAATGCCATTCTAAATTGCAACACTGCCATTAACATGTGAAACAGTATTCTAATTACAAAATAGTATATTAACAATATTATTCCAAATAGCAATACTATTTTAGCCAGTTCTTCAAAGAATAATTGTTGATTAGTAACCAAATTCCAAAAATTAAAGTTTGATTCTCCTATAATCTTTAAAACTTTCGCAGCCTCTCTCCCTGCCACCGCCCATATGCTGTTTAAAGTTACAGTTCCGCTATTTCCCATAAAATATGAGCCAATTCCTGAAAATATTTCATATCCCATATCAATTAACTTAATTGCATTTGGTATAAAATATGCTAATACAGAGAATCTTATAGCGATTCTTATTAATGACAGCCATACATTTTCTATTGAATTTTTAGCTATATAGCCATACAAAACCCACATTATTTCAAGTACTGTCAATACACTTAAAAGAACTAGCAATCCAGGAGTCAATTTTCCCAATCCTTCATCTATCATTTGTACAAAATCATTTTGAATTGTATCCCATTCCACTATTAAAGACGATTTTGCAGAAGCAGATGACATGCTATT
Proteins encoded in this window:
- a CDS encoding lytic transglycosylase domain-containing protein, with translation MKKIVIILLFLLSFLTFSANNEAMINYIIKSSGGKTSRSDAQKIVNTVNRVSSQYNFSPAYIYGIIEAESNFRNLPANRADARGVMQVTPGSSAAQVGCTGNLYNIEYNIECGVKYFDWMRKNASHYGIKNLSDLAAAYNCGPGCFKSGRWKNVSETTNYIKKVPAYGNKIASTAGLSPLDMTQFPAGTGGTTVSGNNIKTASVNSSLMVDWDAVQSEIAGMINDGISKLAPGLLVLLSVLTVLEIMWILYGYIVKNVLENLWMSLLRIMIRFSILAYVIPNAISLIDMGYGIFSGIGSYFMGNSGGTVTLNSIWAIAGRETGKILKIINESNFNFFNIVTDSRLFFEELGKMLLLIGVIILVYYFVVRIIFEMMMAVLQFRMALGLSWIFLPFDVNSITKRDLGNKSLTTLFLTGTKIVVIMALGGIVFKNLDAAGFGEVTFKELKYETIFLFITVGMVMAFIMNKADRITTTLAKGN
- a CDS encoding type IV secretion system protein, encoding MIVLKKVLYILITIIISTVSFAKDFNVTKGRQDAVNRFYDYWVKNKIPYRFDGVNDCGGLVKDVYKAGNITFKQGAASNGRNSQGMFNSTNIKIGKSQVNLLKPGDALFFTRSGAGGGIGHTGIVLENPSKQCNGGILMGHTSNPKKPPHTKCLNPNDKTFAGAISYAEMVRLNGYNPVDDNGQVITPDGSSVIGSGNSMSSASAKSSLIVEWDTIQNDFVQMIDEGLGKLTPGLLVLLSVLTVLEIMWVLYGYIAKNSIENVWLSLIRIAIRFSVLAYFIPNAIKLIDMGYEIFSGIGSYFMGNSGTVTLNSIWAVAGREAAKVLKIIGESNFNFWNLVTNQQLFFEELAKIVLLFGIILLIYYFVIRILFHMLMAVLQFRMALGLSWIFLPFDVNSITKRDLGNKALTTFFLAGTKIVVVMAISGIIFKNLDTTSFGEVTFKELEFQSIFLYITVGMVMAFLMNKVDDIVVILARN